A single Marinitoga hydrogenitolerans DSM 16785 DNA region contains:
- a CDS encoding AAA-like domain-containing protein, which produces MDDIRRIMMKLNETTGKEIVLMIDEFEKLNNDEIMNQFLHVIRNIYHDRKIYGLRSVILISVGYLSGILEDNASPFNIAEHLEVPYFTKEQVYDLLSQHETETGQIFDEKVKELIWHNAAGQPGLTNGLAYDLVMKKAKGENIITEKHFEKTLYDYIRKYIDKNMENIISKAKKEKELMMKILFEPESVEFDISDDRIKFLYLNGVIDDCDGKCCVKIPLYYKKLYNHFKPEINGERNKMLKFEEDLNKYIDENKNLRLNELLKRYTEYIKSRGAVMFKGRNYYEGVYQYNLDQFLSAYIELLGGKVYPETQIGGGRIDLMAMYNNKEYLIEIKANIIKYEYEIAKRQLKEYIKRKGLKEGWLIIYSNTIKDFEYILEEENGIKLHIWFIKTDFESPSKI; this is translated from the coding sequence ATGGATGATATAAGAAGAATTATGATGAAATTAAATGAAACAACAGGAAAAGAAATAGTATTAATGATAGATGAATTTGAAAAATTGAATAATGATGAAATAATGAATCAATTTTTACATGTGATAAGAAATATATATCATGATAGAAAAATATATGGATTAAGAAGTGTAATATTAATAAGCGTAGGATATTTAAGTGGAATATTAGAAGACAACGCTAGTCCGTTTAACATAGCAGAACATTTGGAAGTGCCATACTTTACCAAAGAACAAGTATATGATTTACTTTCACAACACGAAACAGAAACAGGACAAATTTTTGATGAAAAAGTAAAAGAATTAATATGGCATAACGCAGCAGGACAACCAGGACTAACCAATGGTCTTGCATATGATTTAGTAATGAAAAAAGCTAAAGGGGAAAATATTATAACTGAAAAACATTTTGAGAAAACTTTATATGATTATATTAGAAAATACATAGATAAAAATATGGAAAATATTATATCAAAAGCGAAAAAAGAAAAAGAATTAATGATGAAAATTTTATTTGAACCAGAAAGTGTTGAATTTGATATAAGTGATGATAGAATAAAATTCCTATATTTAAATGGGGTAATAGATGACTGTGACGGTAAATGTTGTGTAAAAATACCGTTATATTATAAAAAGTTATACAATCATTTCAAACCAGAAATTAATGGTGAAAGAAATAAAATGCTAAAATTTGAAGAAGATTTAAATAAATATATAGATGAGAATAAAAATTTAAGATTAAATGAATTGTTAAAAAGATATACAGAATACATAAAAAGTAGAGGAGCAGTAATGTTTAAAGGCAGGAATTATTATGAAGGTGTGTATCAATACAATCTTGATCAATTCTTAAGCGCATACATAGAATTACTTGGTGGAAAAGTATATCCAGAAACACAAATAGGTGGAGGAAGAATAGATTTAATGGCAATGTATAACAACAAAGAATATTTAATAGAAATAAAAGCTAATATAATAAAATATGAATACGAAATAGCAAAAAGACAATTAAAAGAATATATAAAAAGAAAAGGGTTAAAAGAGGGATGGTTGATAATTTATTCAAATACAATAAAAGATTTTGAATATATATTAGAAGAAGAAAATGGGATAAAATTACACATTTGGTTTATAAAAACAGATTTTGAAAGTCCATCAAAAATATAA
- a CDS encoding glycerophosphodiester phosphodiesterase family protein, whose amino-acid sequence MEIFKTGILISFIIMVILYFYSNNINYYKIFRQIDNYKKSHIIMEKGGILMTNDRPVILGHRGYRAKYPENTILSYLKAIEYGADGVELDVQLSKDGALIIHHDDNFEKITGDKTKINDLTSKEIKKIKIDGEPVPTLEEVFIKLPEYAYVNVEIKDVKATEMAYNTVKSFNALERVLFSSFNVEALRILRKLDKNIDLGLLIEEKEMIEKIIPLHEELNFYSINLPVEGIEMLGLENFKNLISRFMEIGLHIVFWTLNDIETLEKLNGYFDAIITDNVETIVNYYIKK is encoded by the coding sequence ATGGAAATTTTCAAAACAGGAATCTTAATTTCATTTATTATAATGGTGATATTATATTTTTATTCAAATAATATAAATTATTATAAAATATTTAGGCAGATTGATAACTACAAAAAATCTCATATTATTATGGAAAAAGGAGGAATTTTAATGACAAATGATCGCCCGGTAATACTTGGTCACAGAGGATATAGAGCAAAATATCCCGAAAATACTATTTTATCTTATCTGAAAGCAATAGAATATGGCGCTGATGGTGTTGAATTGGATGTTCAATTGTCTAAAGATGGCGCTTTGATTATCCATCATGATGATAATTTTGAAAAAATAACTGGTGATAAAACAAAAATTAATGATTTAACTTCAAAAGAAATTAAAAAAATTAAAATTGATGGAGAACCTGTCCCTACTTTAGAAGAAGTTTTTATAAAATTACCGGAATATGCGTATGTTAATGTAGAAATAAAAGATGTTAAAGCAACTGAAATGGCTTATAATACAGTAAAAAGTTTTAATGCTTTAGAAAGAGTATTATTTTCTTCTTTTAATGTTGAAGCTTTAAGAATTTTAAGAAAACTTGATAAAAACATTGATTTAGGTCTTTTAATCGAAGAAAAAGAGATGATAGAGAAAATCATTCCTTTACATGAAGAATTAAATTTTTATTCTATTAATTTACCTGTTGAAGGTATAGAAATGTTGGGATTAGAAAACTTCAAAAATCTTATTTCAAGATTTATGGAAATTGGTCTTCATATTGTTTTTTGGACTTTAAATGATATTGAAACTCTCGAAAAATTAAACGGTTATTTTGACGCAATAATAACTGATAATGTTGAAACCATTGTAAATTATTATATTAAGAAATAA
- a CDS encoding AAA-like domain-containing protein, producing the protein MRRFCTSGPVDKKTCYYVERPDIMEEALDHIENWRYFTVSAPRQSGKTTLLNDIVEKIRDKYLPIFISFESYGDKTKTSFLKTLVRDFKIKIKSLYSHHS; encoded by the coding sequence ATGAGAAGATTCTGCACAAGCGGTCCCGTTGATAAAAAGACATGTTATTACGTAGAAAGACCAGATATAATGGAAGAAGCGCTTGATCATATAGAAAATTGGAGATACTTTACAGTATCAGCTCCAAGACAAAGTGGAAAAACAACTTTGTTAAATGATATTGTTGAAAAAATAAGAGATAAATATTTACCAATATTTATTTCTTTTGAAAGTTATGGTGATAAAACAAAAACATCATTCTTAAAAACACTTGTAAGAGATTTCAAAATAAAGATAAAATCACTTTATTCACATCATTCTTAA
- a CDS encoding SagB/ThcOx family dehydrogenase, which produces MKKCGRDVLKSNWKDLEVEIPDRKKGILIPPYIKPFDENGEFIDLTPIEKINLGNVDLNSVLENRKSRRNFADTPLTLEELSYLLYYTQGVKNVIKDKVTFRTVPSAGATHPLETYLLIFNVDGVDEGLYRYIPTIHKLLLIKNGNFSEEIIRATLGQTFIGKSAVVFVWTAIPYRTEWKYSFEAHKTIAIDAGHVCQNLYLTVESINCGTCAVAAYDQELMDKLIEVDGNNEFVVYLAPVGKI; this is translated from the coding sequence ATGAAGAAATGTGGAAGAGATGTTTTAAAGTCAAATTGGAAAGATTTAGAGGTTGAGATTCCTGATAGAAAAAAAGGGATTCTTATTCCGCCATATATTAAACCTTTTGACGAAAATGGAGAATTTATTGATTTAACCCCTATTGAAAAAATTAATTTAGGTAATGTTGATTTAAATTCTGTTTTGGAAAATAGAAAAAGCCGAAGAAACTTTGCAGATACACCTTTAACTTTAGAAGAATTATCTTATTTACTATATTATACTCAAGGTGTGAAAAATGTTATAAAAGACAAAGTAACTTTTAGAACTGTTCCGTCTGCTGGTGCAACACATCCTTTAGAAACATATTTGTTGATTTTTAATGTTGATGGTGTTGATGAAGGTTTATACAGATATATACCAACCATCCATAAGCTTTTATTAATTAAGAATGGTAATTTTTCTGAAGAAATTATAAGGGCTACTTTAGGACAAACTTTTATTGGAAAAAGTGCTGTTGTTTTTGTTTGGACAGCTATTCCCTACAGAACAGAGTGGAAATACTCATTTGAAGCTCATAAGACTATTGCTATAGATGCTGGACATGTTTGTCAAAATCTTTATTTAACTGTTGAATCTATAAATTGTGGAACATGCGCAGTTGCGGCTTATGATCAGGAGTTAATGGATAAATTAATTGAAGTTGATGGAAATAATGAATTTGTTGTTTATTTAGCTCCTGTAGGTAAGATATAA
- a CDS encoding RNA-binding domain-containing protein, with translation MILDEIRKGENKKLELKEKIPSNEAIAKTVVAFSNTSGGKLIIGVKDNKEIIGIEEDKIFEYEEKISSIINDLCYPTILPEIYAQNIEGKVVLVIEIFRGSLLPYYLKSKGKLKGTYVRIGSTNRVADEEMIVELQRKRFNKSFDEEINFETDIKDIDLNIIYDEFKKIGKKCDYDKLRNLKLIKKVNGKDLPTNALLIALGKFDNTMIKCARFKGVTKEIFIDKKEFNKSLFYNLENSIKFLQNHLNLNAEVKGLQLKEDLEIPILALREVLINAVIHRNYLRNSDIKVAIYDDIVEIVSPGGFPNGLTIEEVMNGRSEIRNKILANLFRELKYVETWGSGIEKIKKLCREKNIKFEIKESGNFVSVIFYRPKIKRSKKTLSSSEKPAKNQRKNRFNKPGRNSL, from the coding sequence ATGATATTGGATGAAATAAGAAAAGGTGAAAACAAAAAACTTGAATTAAAAGAAAAAATTCCATCAAATGAAGCTATTGCTAAAACAGTTGTAGCTTTTAGTAATACGAGTGGGGGTAAATTAATAATTGGAGTTAAGGATAATAAAGAAATAATTGGAATTGAAGAAGATAAAATATTTGAATATGAAGAAAAAATTTCTTCAATTATAAATGATTTATGTTATCCGACAATTTTACCAGAAATTTATGCTCAAAATATTGAAGGAAAAGTTGTTTTGGTTATAGAAATTTTTCGTGGTTCATTACTTCCTTATTATCTTAAGAGTAAAGGGAAATTAAAAGGAACCTATGTAAGAATAGGTTCAACAAATAGGGTTGCAGATGAAGAAATGATAGTCGAACTTCAAAGAAAGAGATTTAATAAAAGTTTTGATGAAGAAATAAATTTTGAAACTGATATTAAAGATATTGATTTAAATATAATTTATGATGAATTTAAAAAGATAGGTAAAAAATGTGATTACGATAAATTAAGAAATTTAAAACTTATAAAAAAAGTAAATGGTAAGGATTTGCCAACAAATGCCCTTTTAATTGCACTTGGTAAATTTGATAATACAATGATAAAATGTGCAAGATTTAAAGGCGTTACAAAAGAAATTTTTATAGATAAAAAAGAGTTTAATAAAAGTTTATTTTATAATCTAGAAAATTCAATTAAATTTTTACAGAATCATCTTAATTTAAATGCAGAAGTTAAAGGATTGCAATTAAAAGAAGATCTTGAAATTCCAATTTTAGCTCTTAGAGAGGTTTTAATAAATGCAGTAATTCATAGAAATTATTTAAGAAATAGTGATATTAAAGTTGCGATTTATGATGACATTGTTGAAATTGTTTCACCTGGAGGATTCCCAAATGGATTAACAATAGAAGAAGTTATGAATGGTAGAAGTGAAATAAGGAATAAAATTTTGGCAAATCTCTTTAGAGAATTAAAGTATGTAGAAACATGGGGTAGTGGTATTGAAAAAATTAAAAAGTTATGTAGAGAAAAGAATATTAAATTTGAAATAAAAGAGAGTGGCAATTTTGTAAGTGTTATTTTTTATAGACCGAAAATTAAAAGAAGCAAAAAAACATTAAGTAGTAGCGAAAAACCAGCGAAAAACCAGCGAAAAAATAGATTTAACAAACCAGGAAGAAATAGTTTATAA
- the ispF gene encoding 2-C-methyl-D-erythritol 2,4-cyclodiphosphate synthase gives MVRIGFGYDVHPFEKNKKLYIGGVEIPAEKGLKGHSDGDVLIHSIIDALLGALGMENIGQLFPETEEYKNIDSKILLKKTMEKLKNIKIINIDSTVITSYVKINQYKNEMKKILSNLMNIDESQINIKGKSGNGLGIGGKNEGIEAYAVVLIENGS, from the coding sequence ATAGTGAGAATAGGTTTTGGATATGATGTTCATCCTTTTGAAAAAAATAAAAAATTATATATAGGTGGAGTTGAAATTCCAGCAGAAAAAGGATTAAAAGGGCATTCTGATGGGGATGTCCTTATTCATTCTATAATAGATGCATTGCTGGGAGCGTTAGGAATGGAAAATATAGGCCAACTCTTTCCAGAAACAGAAGAATATAAAAATATAGATAGTAAAATACTGTTAAAAAAAACAATGGAAAAACTAAAAAATATAAAAATAATAAATATAGACTCAACTGTAATTACTTCTTATGTAAAAATAAACCAATATAAAAATGAAATGAAAAAAATTCTTTCAAATTTAATGAATATAGATGAATCACAAATAAATATAAAAGGTAAATCAGGAAATGGTTTAGGTATTGGAGGTAAAAATGAAGGTATTGAAGCATATGCTGTGGTTTTAATAGAAAATGGAAGTTAA
- the dnaN gene encoding DNA polymerase III subunit beta, which yields MIYKLQIERSKLNSLMDMASKAVAKKTTNPVLSGYKFSVKDNDLHIYATDLQTAFHGVIKNIIFEKVEKVTDDLFNSETDNLEENNETLFEETVTNEIKPEFVVDAAYFSDIIKNLSFESVDVYLENKNIKVMAGKSEFLLPTMDPDDFPEIVPNKVEEGIITFERQKLLSMIERVIFCALRDSENISRNLNGIYWDFREGGYLTLVAADGYRLALAELSMDIVNTPPSFLLSLKSMEELLNVLRGAKTENVELFFDGARVLFFLDNDNIEIILNVVDATFPDYIRIIPQAFKTKVITSTDLFLKVLKRVSIAAKNDQVKMEIKDSIMELTAKSPEVGLAVEELEVEKEGEDLLIAYSPKYLREAIDHIGTSEVEFNITSESSQTMIKPVGDDSYMYIVMPVRLK from the coding sequence ATGATTTACAAATTACAGATAGAAAGAAGTAAATTAAATTCATTAATGGATATGGCATCTAAAGCTGTAGCGAAAAAAACAACAAACCCTGTACTTTCAGGATATAAGTTTTCTGTAAAAGATAACGATTTGCATATTTACGCAACAGATTTACAAACAGCATTTCATGGAGTAATAAAAAATATTATATTTGAAAAAGTTGAAAAAGTAACAGATGATTTGTTTAATTCCGAAACAGATAACTTAGAAGAAAACAATGAGACTCTATTTGAAGAAACTGTAACTAACGAAATAAAACCTGAATTTGTAGTAGATGCAGCTTATTTTTCAGATATAATAAAAAATTTAAGCTTTGAAAGTGTAGATGTGTATTTAGAAAATAAAAATATTAAAGTAATGGCAGGAAAATCAGAATTTCTTTTACCAACAATGGATCCAGACGATTTCCCAGAAATAGTTCCAAATAAAGTTGAAGAAGGGATAATAACCTTTGAAAGACAAAAATTATTATCAATGATAGAACGTGTAATTTTTTGTGCGTTAAGAGATTCCGAAAATATATCTAGGAATTTAAATGGAATATATTGGGATTTTAGAGAAGGTGGATATTTAACATTGGTAGCAGCTGATGGATATAGATTAGCTCTAGCTGAACTATCTATGGATATTGTAAATACCCCACCATCTTTTCTATTATCATTAAAAAGTATGGAAGAATTATTAAATGTTTTAAGAGGGGCAAAAACAGAAAATGTTGAATTATTTTTTGATGGGGCAAGAGTATTATTCTTCCTTGATAATGATAATATAGAAATAATATTAAATGTTGTAGACGCAACATTCCCAGATTATATAAGAATCATACCACAAGCGTTTAAGACAAAGGTAATAACCTCAACAGATTTATTCTTAAAAGTCTTAAAGAGAGTTTCAATAGCTGCTAAAAATGATCAAGTTAAGATGGAAATAAAAGATAGTATTATGGAATTAACAGCAAAATCTCCTGAAGTGGGATTAGCAGTTGAAGAATTAGAAGTTGAAAAAGAAGGAGAAGACTTGTTAATAGCATATTCACCAAAATACTTAAGAGAGGCAATTGATCATATAGGAACGTCTGAAGTGGAATTTAATATTACAAGTGAAAGTTCCCAAACAATGATAAAACCAGTTGGTGATGATTCATATATGTATATAGTAATGCCAGTGAGGTTAAAATAG
- the nfi gene encoding endonuclease V: MEVNYIHSFKNLNYKQCIEIQNKLIEKIELKPLNYTPEIVAGVDLSFFQEYSIAIIIVIDEKFNEIELVYHYQKTEFPYIPGLLAFRELPVFLEAWKKLKIKPDIVFFDGQGIAHPRKMGLATHGSYFINLPTIGIAKSRLYGTYEEPCKEKGCFSYLFDKNNEKIGIVLRTRKDVKPVFVSPGNYITINEAKDITLKYTLKYKIPEPTRLAHIYSQKIKNEKFKSG; encoded by the coding sequence ATGGAAGTTAATTATATACATTCTTTCAAAAATTTAAATTATAAACAATGTATAGAAATACAAAATAAATTAATAGAAAAAATTGAATTAAAACCATTAAATTATACTCCGGAAATTGTAGCAGGGGTTGATTTATCTTTTTTTCAAGAATATAGCATAGCGATAATAATAGTTATAGATGAAAAATTTAATGAAATCGAATTAGTATATCATTATCAAAAAACAGAATTTCCATATATACCTGGGTTATTAGCTTTCAGAGAATTACCTGTTTTTTTAGAAGCGTGGAAAAAATTAAAGATAAAACCAGATATAGTGTTTTTTGATGGTCAGGGAATAGCCCATCCAAGAAAAATGGGATTAGCCACACATGGTTCATATTTCATTAATCTTCCAACAATTGGTATCGCTAAGTCTAGATTATATGGAACATATGAAGAACCATGTAAAGAAAAAGGATGTTTTTCATATTTATTTGATAAAAATAATGAAAAAATAGGCATTGTTTTAAGAACAAGAAAAGATGTGAAACCTGTTTTTGTTTCTCCAGGGAATTATATAACAATAAATGAAGCAAAGGACATAACATTAAAATACACACTAAAATATAAAATTCCAGAACCCACAAGGTTAGCTCATATATATTCTCAAAAAATAAAAAATGAAAAATTTAAATCGGGGTGA
- a CDS encoding inositol monophosphatase family protein produces the protein MDILQAMIKAAKEAGDILLMKKKKLKNIQTKKSSSDLVSEADLESQKLIINTIMNEFPDAIILAEENWNGDKRILKHGKKVFVIDPLDGTLNYVHGMDFYSISIAMLDDGDIKYGVVYLPETDKLYFSEKGNGSYLNGLKLYRKDNKKLSESMFVTGWPYEPELFKKSYEAIEKIQKNIHEVRILGSAAAELCMLAEGKIDGYWEYGLSPWDLAAGVLIAKEAGMEIYSISHKEFDISKGEILATFKHNINKVYEILKE, from the coding sequence ATGGATATTTTGCAAGCAATGATAAAAGCTGCAAAGGAAGCAGGGGATATACTCTTAATGAAAAAAAAGAAATTAAAAAATATTCAAACAAAAAAATCTTCATCAGATTTGGTTAGCGAAGCAGATTTGGAATCTCAAAAATTAATAATAAATACAATTATGAATGAATTTCCAGATGCAATAATATTAGCTGAAGAAAATTGGAATGGAGATAAAAGAATCCTTAAGCATGGGAAAAAAGTATTTGTAATTGATCCACTAGATGGAACATTAAATTATGTTCACGGAATGGATTTTTATTCAATATCAATAGCAATGCTTGATGACGGTGATATAAAATATGGAGTGGTTTATTTACCAGAAACTGACAAATTATATTTTTCAGAAAAAGGTAATGGATCATATTTAAATGGATTAAAATTATACAGAAAAGATAATAAAAAATTGTCAGAATCTATGTTTGTTACAGGATGGCCATATGAACCAGAATTATTCAAAAAATCATATGAAGCAATAGAAAAAATACAAAAAAACATACATGAAGTAAGAATATTAGGTAGTGCTGCAGCAGAATTATGCATGCTTGCAGAGGGGAAAATAGATGGTTATTGGGAATATGGATTGAGCCCGTGGGATTTAGCAGCAGGTGTTCTTATTGCAAAAGAAGCAGGAATGGAAATATATAGCATATCACATAAAGAGTTTGATATATCAAAAGGCGAAATATTAGCAACTTTCAAACATAATATAAACAAAGTATATGAAATTTTAAAGGAGTGA
- a CDS encoding DUF262 domain-containing protein, whose translation MVWNQTKVRDLIDSLYKGLPVGTVILWEVANENNFRSIGNGRKRQPKYLVIDGQQRLTSLYSIIKSKSIINKNFKNIKIKIAFNPLEEKFEVSNVALEKDPEWISDISEIFSNSPTFSQAQPQQNTQ comes from the coding sequence ATTGTTTGGAACCAAACTAAAGTTAGAGATTTAATTGATTCCTTATATAAAGGTTTACCTGTTGGGACAGTGATTTTATGGGAAGTTGCCAATGAAAATAATTTTCGTTCTATTGGTAATGGAAGAAAAAGACAACCTAAATATCTTGTAATTGATGGTCAGCAAAGACTAACTTCTCTTTATTCTATAATAAAAAGTAAATCAATAATAAATAAAAATTTTAAAAATATAAAAATAAAAATTGCATTTAATCCACTCGAAGAAAAATTTGAGGTGAGTAATGTTGCTCTTGAAAAAGATCCAGAATGGATATCGGATATAAGTGAAATTTTTTCTAATTCTCCGACTTTTTCTCAGGCTCAGCCACAACAGAACACGCAGTAA